In the genome of Natator depressus isolate rNatDep1 chromosome 21, rNatDep2.hap1, whole genome shotgun sequence, one region contains:
- the LOC141975588 gene encoding immunoglobulin mu Fc receptor-like — protein sequence MEFIKTLLFLLQVSSAARRRIQVTGEVGGSITVKCPAKDISRRKFWCRELETGICVTIVSTSPYINENYRNRISVTEGPREGIFQITITRLEEEDAGLYTCGTGNQNDRGSGRTLQVELEVSNGSAPPRTGMLSAEPLGHERPIVVPEESGSKGADTQGVTQPQLTKGAWAKYTSHAAPGIKFPEGTIIMPAAVTGSIVTFEETGSITKGIPKNSRTISYAHPRHTKRLLRSNYGNDVFQILVPILLMLLLLVASMIIVKKQLRGKKGITIYMSGCFGEAASSETYGINLRLSALEHGQGHIPMENIYSVLPRRLEGADRNGSHVLHDSYHCRVDL from the exons ATGGAGTTCATCAAGACGTTACTTTTCTTGCTGCAAG TTTCAAGTGCAGCAAGACGACGCATTCAAGTGACTGGTGAGGTTGGAGGATCCATCACTGTAAAGTGTCCCGCGAAGGACATTTCCAGGCGAAAATTCTGGTGCAGGGAGCTCGAGACAGGGATCTGTGTCACCATCGTCTCCACCTCTCCATACATCAATGAGAATTACAGGAATAGAATATCCGTCACTGAGGGGCCTCGGGAAGGAATATTTCAAATTACAATCACAAGGCTGGAAGAGGAGGACGCTGGGCTGTACACGTGTGGGACAGGAAATCAAAACGACAGAGGCAGTGGAAGGACCCTCCAAGTGGAGCTGGAGGTTTCTAATG GGAGTGCTCCACCCAGAACGGGCATGTTGTCTGCTGAACCCCTGGGACATGAGAGACCTATTGTGGTACCAGAAGAGTCTGGCAGCAAAGGCGCTGACACTCAAG GAGTCACACAACCACAGCTGACTAAAGGAGCATGGGCAAAATATACCTCCCATGCTGCGCCTGGCATCAAATTCCCTGAAGGTACAATAATCATGCCTGCAGCAGTCACTGGCAGCATTGTGACCTTTGAAGAGACTGGAAGTATAACAAAAGGGATTCCAAAGAATTCCAGGACAATCAGCTATGCCCATCCCAGGCATACAAAGCG CCTCTTGAGAAGCAATTATGGGAATGATGTCTTTCAAATCCTGGTACCAATTCtcctgatgctgctgctgcttgtggctTCTATGATAATTGTTAAAAAACAGCTACGAGGGAAGAAAG GTATTACAATCTACATGTCTGGATGTTTTGGAGAAGCAGCTTCCAGTGAAACCTATGGAATAAATCTGAGGTTGAGTGCGCTCGAACATGGCCAAGGGCACATTCCAATGGAAAATATCTACAGCGTCTTACCCCGCAGGCTCGAGGGAGCTGACAGGAACG GTTCTCATGTACTGCATGACTCATATCACTGCAGAGTTGACTTGTAA